In Geotalea uraniireducens, one genomic interval encodes:
- a CDS encoding HEAT repeat domain-containing protein: MHDIAQTLSIFEPLKSVVIFVNVVLFVVTLLLFVSLLFHKIHVERRARRLALLKECYLSELTRRFYDTQIPAPRPTNRLEFEALGGVLATMLVNVSGGMAEYVKRSIREIGIDAYYRRALSSRSWVKRFVALERLGYFRFPELKNVFTAVLESEHDPRLLAKAIWALSLIAEIDDLPVINQGLQNPHSHSAKFNEFIYSNIIKAFREREQERQLVEQFERFVGDPSLPVMLKRDMIQACGIEIFYPVQALVTGCFRQFHDVPEMRIACIRALERFSAVDTEWLLLECLADDDWRVRGVAARSAHLYSPRVLPALTKLLYDPNYHVRINSARSLTRMGEAGLNVLVRETRSADRFVRDVSQYMLKRVIYAP; this comes from the coding sequence ATGCACGACATTGCGCAAACTTTATCGATATTTGAGCCACTTAAATCGGTCGTGATCTTCGTCAATGTCGTGCTGTTCGTCGTTACGTTGTTGCTGTTCGTTTCATTGCTCTTTCATAAAATCCACGTTGAGCGGCGGGCTCGGCGCCTTGCCCTGCTGAAGGAATGTTATCTGTCCGAACTGACCCGTCGGTTCTATGACACACAGATTCCCGCCCCGCGCCCTACCAACCGGCTTGAATTCGAAGCGTTGGGCGGTGTGCTGGCCACGATGCTGGTCAACGTCTCCGGGGGGATGGCCGAATACGTCAAACGTTCGATCCGGGAAATCGGTATTGATGCCTACTATCGGCGGGCGCTGTCTTCGCGCTCCTGGGTGAAACGCTTTGTGGCGCTGGAGCGACTCGGCTATTTTCGCTTCCCGGAACTGAAAAACGTTTTTACTGCGGTGCTTGAATCGGAACACGACCCGCGCCTTCTTGCCAAGGCGATCTGGGCGCTCAGCCTCATTGCCGAGATCGATGATCTGCCGGTGATCAATCAGGGGTTGCAGAATCCCCATTCACACTCTGCCAAATTCAATGAATTCATTTACAGCAACATCATCAAGGCTTTTCGGGAACGGGAACAGGAACGGCAGCTTGTCGAGCAGTTCGAGCGGTTCGTTGGCGATCCCTCACTACCGGTAATGCTCAAGCGGGATATGATCCAGGCTTGCGGAATTGAGATATTTTATCCCGTTCAGGCGCTGGTTACCGGCTGCTTTCGGCAATTTCACGACGTACCCGAAATGCGGATCGCCTGCATCCGGGCCTTGGAGCGCTTTTCGGCGGTCGATACCGAGTGGTTGCTGCTCGAGTGCCTGGCTGATGATGACTGGCGAGTTCGCGGCGTTGCCGCCCGGAGCGCTCATCTGTATTCCCCCAGGGTTTTGCCGGCACTGACCAAGCTGCTCTACGATCCGAATTATCACGTCCGGATCAATTCGGCCCGCTCACTGACCCGGATGGGAGAAGCGGGACTGAATGTTCTGGTCCGGGAGACACGCAGTGCCGACCGGTTTGTCCGGGACGTTTCCCAATATATGCTGAAAAGGGTCATTTATGCTCCGTGA